The nucleotide sequence CGGTTTCTTTCCCTACGGGCGAAATCCCGCGGCCCCGGGCTACTGGGAAGGTGCTTTGCAGAAGGCCCGGGATGCCCTGGAGCGCCTCCCCTGGCCCAAGCCCCTCCTTCAAGAGAAAAGGGGGTTCCAGGCGCTTTTCCCCTTCGCCCCCAACGCCTTGCAGGAGGCGGTGCCCCGGCTTCTGGATGGCGTCCAGGAACCCGTTCTCCTTCTGGTGGAGGCCCCCATGGGCTTGGGGAAGACCGAGGCCGCCCTCTACGCCTACCACCTCCTCCAGGAACGCCTGGACCACCGGGGGCTTTACCTGGCCCTCCCCACCCAGGCCACGGCCAACGGCCTCTTCACCCGGGTGAAGGGCTTCCTGGCCAAGCTGGCGGAGGAAGGTCGCCTGGAGCTTCAGCTCCAGCACGGGGCGGCTCTCCTGAACCCGGAGTACGAAAAGCTTCTGGAACGCTCCAAGCCCCAGCAGGTGTACGACACCCAGTATGACCCCAATAAGGGCGTGGCCACCGTCCAGGATGAGGAGGAGGGAGGCGTGGGCGCCTCCGCCTGGTTCTCCGCCCGCAAGCGGGCCATGCTGGCGGGCCACGGGGTGGGCACCCTGGACCAGGCCCTTTTGGGGGTCCTCCGGGTGAAGCACCACTTCATCCGGCTTTGGGGGCTCATGAACCGGGTGGTGGTCCTGGATGAGGTGCACGCCTACGACACCTACACCTCGGGGCTCCTTTCCGCCCTTCTCCGCTGGCTTAAGGCCCTGGGCTCCAGCGTGGTCCTCATGACCGCCACCCTGCCCAAGGCCAAGCGGGAAGAGCTCCTCCGGGCCTGGGGGGTACAGGCGGCAGCCCTGCCCCCCTACCCGCGGGTGGCGGCCTTCGCCGGGGAGAGCCTCCTTCGGGCCGTAACCCTTCCCCTGAAGGACGGCAAACGGGTGCGCCTTCTGGCCGCCCCTGTGGAGCCGGAGGCCTTGGCCCAGGAGCTTTTGGGCAGGCTCCCTGGGGTCTTGGGGGCCATCGTAAACACCGTGGACCGGGCCCAGGCCCTCTACCAGGCCTTGGGCGATGGGGAGAGGCTCACCCTGGCGGGGCTTTTGGACGCCCTGGGCTCTGGCCCCAAGGAGGGCTCTTGGGAGGAGCTGGTAAAGGCGCGGGAGGCGAAGGGGGGCTATGTGGTGGGTAAGCGCCGCCGTGCAGACGGCACCCTGGTCTTCCTCCTCCACGCTCGCTTCCCTGCGGAGGAGCGGGCCCTTAGGGAGCTTGTGGCCCTGAGCCTGTTCGGCAAAGGGGGGCCTAGGCCCGAAAGGGCCATCCTGGTGGCCACCCAGGTGGCGGAGCAGAGCCTGGACCTGGACTTTGACCTGCTCTACACCGACCTTGCCCCTGTGGACCTCCTTTTCCAGCGCTTGGGAAGGCTCCACCGCCACGGGCGGGAGAGGCCTCAGGAGCACGGGGAGCCTCTCCTTTTGGTGGGCGGGCTAGGGAAGGAGCCGGAGTTTGGCGA is from Thermus thermamylovorans and encodes:
- the cas3 gene encoding CRISPR-associated helicase Cas3'; translated protein: MQARQAALTLWAKSGEPFHPLLAHMLDTAAVAWALLQREPARTRRLYAQDWGLQEEKALRLVAFLAGLHDLGKASPVFQAAWPQGAQRVQAAGLSWNETLVRESWVAHGVFTDLYLREALRAWGFSRKGACLLAQALGAHHGFPADERERASGRRHVRSEPQGWREARAYLMEALAQALGLEPFSSLPDPSPEALLRVMALASFADWIASDPGFFPYGRNPAAPGYWEGALQKARDALERLPWPKPLLQEKRGFQALFPFAPNALQEAVPRLLDGVQEPVLLLVEAPMGLGKTEAALYAYHLLQERLDHRGLYLALPTQATANGLFTRVKGFLAKLAEEGRLELQLQHGAALLNPEYEKLLERSKPQQVYDTQYDPNKGVATVQDEEEGGVGASAWFSARKRAMLAGHGVGTLDQALLGVLRVKHHFIRLWGLMNRVVVLDEVHAYDTYTSGLLSALLRWLKALGSSVVLMTATLPKAKREELLRAWGVQAAALPPYPRVAAFAGESLLRAVTLPLKDGKRVRLLAAPVEPEALAQELLGRLPGVLGAIVNTVDRAQALYQALGDGERLTLAGLLDALGSGPKEGSWEELVKAREAKGGYVVGKRRRADGTLVFLLHARFPAEERALRELVALSLFGKGGPRPERAILVATQVAEQSLDLDFDLLYTDLAPVDLLFQRLGRLHRHGRERPQEHGEPLLLVGGLGKEPEFGEGLHWNRVYEDYLLLSTWLSLRGREALRVPDDLEGLLEQVYGRTPEGFPEALRRRAEDSHKRLRSRWEQEAKTAENLSLSDLEALLSDTEASALVAAFHLDDDAEDEKTQRLLTRLGDPSVPAVPLYQVGEGWALDPEGKRPVRLKGEVSKEEALVLWSRVVRLSRYPIPQALVREDSPPAWRRSGLLRGLRLLQVGRVFGGVRVELDPELGVVYVEV